One window from the genome of Helicoverpa armigera isolate CAAS_96S chromosome 4, ASM3070526v1, whole genome shotgun sequence encodes:
- the Nt1 gene encoding uncharacterized protein Nt1 isoform X2: MARLIRLLLVVALVTRMKAEDDLRDFEFSDPDEVMIAQESRQYQTVVKPPVRIVKPTGVTNSHRPQYNLDSFEDRSTDVLEEYESSPRRTLVKNYKSSHKIRAKDGMIKDAVIKALERKDHVGKFAQILPIIRAMSGNQRVALASLVTSQVSTPPGRAPLNLAQRNITTSSTTTPEPTTSISVTRTTSSSVSRSDNVTLDLTAESTNQTLAQDLPVAEKLRALNRYTDRKGSAFRRGTYQPKPPSLIRRTTPEPASPTPQSLPKRRPIPARKLPTSAADPNKCELFTNTLCLHSEDYPTEAIVQSIRRNKAAAAALLADYKDPGEGVIDGVTAAQEAKYNEQHYLVSNRRGDTANRDFAGAGEAGFMCPSTVKYARPQRARATSGQWKYIVNTGEHTQTLRLEKCLKPKESCTYLTDNFKSKCVQVYNYHRLLTWDQQNGLHMDIFKVPTCCSCHIEGYSVSFPPLGHRLHETSSEHFPGEDLSSETGNHAFENVQSTIQKPKIKAPPFTHKKPLESFPPFTDNHNLISGSPFSKQNDNEDSVPPNPIDSYGNSYFPDSFNQASSVRHVKRPPSARNPTSTNFDEVTLPSYLEPPTPSAGSSFNFIKDSSPKFKLPGSQFKRNTPGRTSLPTRRPIRKKISGGPDDLVSSGSQTVESYPNSSADTVEEINDYEEPDIGQATSVNTQKPRVTITPKLTAHTTEKSTTVHKAREPINNNEQQFTANGKRINYNYHPIIDFFDEDKEIETDESIDREDIEPSFIPSAESEWKPINHPPSRDSQINMSGRRKT, encoded by the exons atggcGCGGCTTATAAGATTACTTCTTGTAGTTGCACTTGTAACGCGTATGAAAGCTGAAGATGATTTGAGAGACTTCGAATTCAGTGATCCAGATGAAGTGATGATTGCTCAAGAGTCGAGGCAGTACCAGACTGTAGTGAAACCGCCTGTTAGGATAGTGAAGCCGACTGGAGTGACGAACTCACACAGACCGCAATACAACCTGGATTCTTTCGAAGACAGGTCTACAGATGTCTTGGAAGAATATGAAAGTTCACCAAGAAGAACTTTAGTGAAGAATTATAAGTCTTCTCATAAGATAAGGGCTAAGGATGGTATGATAAAGGATGCGGTGATTAAAGCCTTGGAGAGGAAGGACCATGTGGGCAAGTTTGCTCAGATCCTGCCCATTATCAGAGCGATGTCAGGGAACCAGAGAGTGGCACTAGCTTCGCTAGTGACGAGTCAAGTCAGTACGCCGCCTGGGAGAGCACCGCTGAATCTTGCACAG CGGAATATAACAACATCATCCACTACGACCCCCGAACCTACAACTTCAATATCAGTGACAAGGACTACATCATCAAGCGTGTCAAGGTCAGACAATGTGACCTTGGACCTGACGGCAGAGTCTACCAACCAGACGCTAGCCCAAGACTTGCCAGTAGCTGAGAAGCTGAGAGCGTTGAATAGATACACCGATAGGAAAG GTTCTGCATTCCGTCGTGGTACTTACCAACCGAAGCCCCCATCTTTGATTCGTCGCACAACTCCTGAGCCAGCCTCACCCACTCCACAGTCTTTACCTAAGAGAAGACCAATACCTGCAAGAAAGTTACCTACGTCTGCTGCAGATCCAAATAAATGTGAACTGTTTACCAATACCTTATGTCTGCATTCTGAAGATTATCCAAC TGAAGCAATCGTGCAATCAATAAGACGCAACAAGGCAGCTGCAGCAGCACTGCTCGCTGACTACAAGGATCCAGGAGAAGGAGTCATTGATGGAGTCACTGCGGCACAAGAAGCCAAATACAATGAACAGCATTATCTTGTTTCTaacag ACGAGGGGACACAGCCAACCGTGACTTTGCCGGAGCCGGTGAAGCAGGGTTCATGTGCCCCAGCACCGTGAAGTATGCTCGACCACAGCGTGCCAGAGCCACCTCAGGGCAGTGGAAGTACATCGTGAACACAGGCGAACATACGCAGACGTTGAGGCTGGAGAAGTGTTT GAAACCGAAGGAATCATGCACGTACTTGACGGACAACTTCAAGTCGAAATGCGTCCAAGTTTATAACTATCATCGGCTGCTCACTTGGGATCAGCAAAATGGTCTTCACATGGATATTTTCAAG GTACCAACATGCTGTTCCTGTCACATTGAAGGCTACAGCGTGTCATTCCCGCCGCTCGGCCACAGACTCCATGAAACCTCCTCAGAACACTTCCCTGGGGAAGATTTGTCTTCAGAGACTGGAAATCATGCATTTGAAAACGTCCAGTCAACTATAcagaaaccaaaaataaaagcgCCTCCTTTCACTCACAAGAAACCTCTCGAATCCTTCCCTCCATTTACGGATAATCACAATTTAATATCTGGTAGTCCTTTCAGCAAACAAAACGACAACGAGGACTCGGTGCCTCCAAATCCCATTGACTCGTATGGAAATTCATATTTCCCAGACTCTTTTAACCAAGCTAGCTCTGTGAGGCATGTCAAACGACCACCCTCTGCTAGAAACCCAACTTCAACAAACTTTGATGAAGTCACTTTACCCAGTTACCTGGAACCACCAACACCATCGGCCGGGTCATCATTCAACTTTATCAAAGACTCATCGCCTAAATTCAAATTGCCTGGCAGCCAGTTCAAAAGAAATACGCCGGGCAGGACCAGTTTACCAACACGCAGACCTATTAGAAAGAAGATATCTGGAGGACCGGACGACCTAGTGTCATCAGGGTCCCAAACTGTCGAATCATACCCAAACAGTAGTGCAGATACAGTAGAAGAAATCAACGATTATGAGGAACCAGATATTGGACAAGCAACATCAGTAAACACTCAGAAGCCAAGAGTTACCATTACTCCAAAGCTTACAGCACACACAACAGAAAAGAGTACAACGGTCCACAAAGCAAGAGAacctattaataataatgaacaGCAATTTACAGCTAATGGTAAACGTATTAACTACAACTATCATCCAATAATAGACTTCTTTGATGAAGACAAAGAAATTGAAACTGATGAGTCTATAGATAGAGAGGACATTGAACCTAGCTTTATACCGAGTGCAGAATCTGAATGGAAACCTATCAATCACCCTCCCTCTCGAGATAGCCAAATAAACATGAGCGGTagaagaaaaacataa
- the LOC110370444 gene encoding cyclin-dependent kinase 12 codes for MKMREFMRITFVCVCAFLLAVRETRCEDEVSDDEAGSLRNEENDQRRDSKGPIPGGGRRTTTQSSANATRDSQLLSLLAARRRQLLNERLATHINTLSSLAHKANKSNTTFAQLEVRDSNSSTVKRITFDNSSNEPAPTIKLVASDGSKEIRQEVKPHEIRHIFVPRVFQDNKSRGGFINNRRREGINKSVTIPERVEVTASSIVYVPPEKFENLDKDIELDPEEEFQVDESNHGLYLLNYSDPENVTQNTNINGSVSDAKDNSTKVETTTQTSEISKEETSVKTIQTESEEKSETNVIANSTDSKSTKLVKVENEKENRTLFMTDEIYNHFRPLETELPVEEMAPFKYFGQKLGGQAISDNLTNSPTLSASTKSVNFIVAPLEKRKFNSRYSATEKYKNTSVDEEEINEDMDVSVVKNFIEKNKIRNTVKGPAPARHVGLVNAYRKFSTTVPTTTKPQNVAQLNVTEPIIPYSTPSIIDKSKDGNKTNSTTTNNIPPKPTVNNSTRDSISNKTSVPAPRNFTRNYSNIRRRPLRVTAASTELTPVLTTLVINATTTEKASTSVYTAVVTSVSITSSMKGSNKTDGALKDEDNSTIADIPDTNNGTIPKAILINDTETITVPPTSFRPKHIIRIRTTTTENPNSSPVTASPVASELSSKNQTFVRNETESKISDRLASLFRQRNIENATNSTRTNKHRRRRPTTTTTTTTTTTPVPTLPPTEKTIESSVPTTQSTAAYSSAYTSTLAPATTPSFKTFVVTSRTSSESSSKPVFVPSTTNKSHKTVNRTDGEEIEDPSSQNEEVVIEAEKTYTASYVLAGLGFLPVAAIVAFVLRSILNKKTKEIDTEYEGYFEDGDIKKESPITPVARPPLPTPTKPDQKWEFPRNKLRLQTLLGQGNFGQVWKAEADDLNGHDGLTRLVAVKSIKETASQKEKQELLHEIYIMQKIGTHPNVVTLLACCTEQEPYLLIMEYVMCGKLLTYLRERRSRPDRFSGSGALTSRDLTVFAYCVARGMDYIASKGIVHRDLAARNVLVDHNKLCKIADFGMSRSAAAGAPARAPRAALPVRWMAPEALLYSVCSHHTDVWAFGILLWEIVTLGSTPYAAMSGREVLGAVTEGYRLERPPHCAPALYRAMHACWHADPAQRPTFAALKATLATLLHNEPSEGNYVDLDSFYQESSVYSDPSAIINDDEGLSAEYDRERRCFRELTTGPAKFENRAFNFRDEELRNKFGIGTPRMGGFGIRDVPFNDRNFSDGEFNERNFPKENFTDTNFTERKDGKLSTSSFHRERERERENPLVSRNSFNGFPRVGTRDRDNHFQMAPDGRNKRVSEFECDI; via the exons GTGGTGGTCGGCGAACGACGACGCAAAGCAGTGCAAACGCCACAAGGGATTCGCAACTACTCTCATTACTCGCTGCGAGAAGGCGACAGCTTCTCAACGAAAGACTGGCGACGCATATCAATACGCTATCGTCATTAGCACATAAGGCTAACAA ATCCAACACTACATTTGCCCAGTTAGAAGTTCGAGACTCAAACAGCTCTACAGTGAAGAGGATAACGTTTGACAACTCGAGCAACGAACCAGCACCCACAATCAAACTTGTGGCTTCCGACGGATCGAAGGAAATCAGACAAGAAGTAAAGCCACATGAAATACGACACATCTTCGTACCCAGGGTGTTCCAAGATAATAAAAGTAGAGGTGGGTTTATAAATAACCGAAGACGAGAGGGAATCAATAAGTCTGTAACAATACCTGAACGAGTTGAGGTAACTGCAAGTAGCATAGTTTATGTCCCACCTGAAAAATTTGAAAACCTTGACAAAGATATTGAATTAGACCCTGAAGAAGAATTCCAAGTCGACGAATCGAACCATGGCctgtatttacttaattattcaGACCCAGAAAATGTGACACAGAACACAAATATTAATGGGTCGGTCAGTGATGCTAAAGACAATAGTACTAAGGTTGAAACTACAACACAAACCAGCGAAATATCCAAAGAAGAAACGTCGGTCAAAACAATTCAAACGGAATCAGAAGAAAAATCTGAAACCAACGTAATAGCCAACAGCACTGACAGTAAGAGCACAAAGTTAGTAAAAGTAgagaatgaaaaagaaaatcgtACTCTATTTATGACGGATGAGATTTACAATCATTTTAGACCACTTGAAACTGAGTTACCCGTTGAAGAAATGGCaccattcaaatattttggtcaaaaattggGAGGACAAGCCATAAGCGATAACTTAACCAACTCACCAACATTATCGGCATCGACCAAATCAGTAAATTTTATTGTAGCTCCATTGGAGAAAAGAAAATTCAATTCTAGGTATTCAGCCacagaaaaatataagaataccAGCGTAGATGAAGAAGAAATTAATGAAGATATGGATGTTTCTGTCGTTAAAAATTTTAtcgagaaaaataaaattagaaacacAGTAAAAGGGCCTGCCCCTGCACGACACGTCGGGTTAGTTAATGCATATAGAAAATTTTCAACTACAGTACCAACGACAACGAAACCACAGAATGTTGCGCAATTGAATGTTACTGAACCAATCATTCCATATTCAACGCCTAGCATCATTGACAAAAGTAAAGATGGCAATAAAACTAACAGCACCACAACCAATAATATACCACCTAAACCAACAGTTAATAATTCAACGAGAGATAGCATATCAAACAAAACAAGTGTTCCCGCACCTAGGAACTTTACAAGAAACTACTCTAATATACGAAGGCGGCCACTCAGAGTAACAGCTGCGAGTACTGAACTTACTCCAGTGCTTACCACTCTAGTAATAAATGCTACAACGACTGAAAAGGCATCGACTTCAGTTTATACAGCGGTAGTAACATCAGTATCAATAACTTCATCTATGAAAGGATCTAATAAAACAGATGGTGCTCTAAAAGACGAAGACAACAGCACCATTGCTGATATTCCTGACACAAATAATGGTACCATACCGAAAGCTATTCTTATTAATGATACAGAAACTATTACAGTACCACCTACAAGCTTCAGGCCTAAACATATAATTCGAATAAGAACGACCACTACAGAAAATCCAAATTCTAGCCCTGTCACAGCGTCTCCTGTAGCCAGTGAATTATCAAGCAAGAATCAAACGTTTGTCAGAAATGAAACTGAGTCGAAGATATCCGACAGATTAGCGAGTTTATTCCGACAGAGAAATATTGAGAACGCGACGAATTCGACGAGAACTAACAAACATAGGAGAAGGCGACCTACGACTACTACTACGACGACAACAACTACGACTCCAGTACCGACGCTACCGCCTACTGAGAAGACTATAGAATCCTCAGTACCCACCACACAATCAACAGCAGCTTATTCCAGCGCTTACACATCAACTTTGGCTCCAGCTACAACACCATCGTTCAAAACATTTGTAGTGACTTCACGAACATCATCAGAATCAAGTTCCAAACCAGTGTTTGTGCCAAGCACTACAAACAAAAGTCACAAGACTGTTAATAGAACTGATGGTGAAGAAATCGAAGACCCTTCATCACAAAATGAGGAAGTGGTCATTGAAGCAGAAAAGACATACACAGCATCGTACGTGTTGGCTGGTTTAGGATTTTTACCAGTAGCAGCAATAGTAGCTTTCGTTCTTAGAAGTATATTAAATAAGAAGACCAAAGAAATAGATACGGAGTACGAGGGTTACTTCGAAGATGGAGATATCAAGAAGGAGTCTCCTATTACGCCTGTAGCTAGGCCTCCGCTGCCGACACCGACGAAGCCTGATCAGAAATGGGAGTTCCCAAGAAATAAACTACGACTTCAGACTTTGCTTGGCCAAGGAAACTTTGGACAG GTATGGAAAGCAGAAGCAGACGACTTAAATGGCCATGATGGTCTTACTCGGCTGGTAGCAGTTAAGAGCATCAAAGAAACTGCCTCACAGAAAGAGAAACAAGAATTGCTGCACGAAATATACATTATGCAGAAGATAGGAACACATCCTAACGTTGTGACGTTACTTGCCTGTTGCACAGAACAAg AGCCCTATCTCCTGATAATGGAGTACGTGATGTGCGGCAAGCTGCTGACGTACCTGCGCGAGCGACGGTCGAGGCCTGACCGCTTCAGTGGCAGTGGAGCGTTGACGTCCAGAGATCTTACTGTATTCGCCTACTGCGTGGCCAGGGGGATGGATTATATTGCGTCCAAAGGG ATCGTGCACCGCGACCTAGCAGCCCGTAACGTCCTAGTAGACCACAACAAGCTGTGCAAGATCGCCGACTTCGGCATGTCTCGCTCGGCCGCAGCCGGCGCCCCCGCCCGCGCGCCTCGCGCCGCGCTGCCCGTGCGGTGGATGGCGCCCGAAGCACTGCTGTATAGTGTGTGCAGTCATCACACTGATGTCTGGGCCTTCGGGATACTGCTGTGGGAGATTGTAACGCTTG GTTCGACGCCATACGCGGCGATGTCAGGGCGCGAGGTGCTGGGCGCAGTGACGGAGGGCTATCGGCTGGAGCGGCCGCCGCACTGCGCGCCGGCTCTGTACCGCGCCATGCACGCCTGCTGGCACGCCGACCCTGCACAGCGCCCCACCTTCGCCGCCCTCAAGGCGACCCTCGCCACGCTACTCCACAACGAGCCCAGCGAGGGGAACTATGTCGATCTCGACTCCTTCTACCAAGAGTCCTCCGTCTACAGTGATCCGTCAGCCATTATTAATGACGATGAAGGCCTGTCGGCGGAGTATGATCGGGAGAGGCGCTGCTTTAGAGA ACTCACCACCGGTCCTGCCAAGTTCGAGAACCGCGCCTTCAACTTCCGTGACGAGGAGCTCCGCAACAAGTTCGGCATAGGCACTCCACGCATGGGAGGCTTCGGCATCAGGGACGTTCCCTTCAACGACAGAAACTTCTCCGACGGCGAATTCAACGAAAGGAATTTCCCCAAAGAAAATTTCACCGACACGAACTTCACCGAACGTAAGGACGGGAAGCTTTCCACTTCCAGTTTCCATCGAGAGAgagaacgggagagggagaacCCGTTAGTCAGTAGGAACAGCTTTAATGGCTTCCCGAGAGTTGGGACTAGGGATAGGGACAACCACTTCCAAATGGCACCTGATGGCAGAAATAAGAGGGTTTCGGAATTCGAATGTGACATTTAA
- the Nt1 gene encoding neurotrophin 1 isoform X1 codes for MARLIRLLLVVALVTRMKAEDDLRDFEFSDPDEVMIAQESRQYQTVVKPPVRIVKPTGVTNSHRPQYNLDSFEDRSTDVLEEYESSPRRTLVKNYKSSHKIRAKDGMIKDAVIKALERKDHVGKFAQILPIIRAMSGNQRVALASLVTSQVSTPPGRAPLNLAQVRSMFSNSDNTTDLMLPILLDMANLIRRAVRSGKEPREVRLPYEPAKPQLLRRSFTEASELDDEPFDMGTEPQPIRNRRIFPRNHTNKYTGDLNRRIKTTIQKDSNVTNKNDDRNITTSSTTTPEPTTSISVTRTTSSSVSRSDNVTLDLTAESTNQTLAQDLPVAEKLRALNRYTDRKGSAFRRGTYQPKPPSLIRRTTPEPASPTPQSLPKRRPIPARKLPTSAADPNKCELFTNTLCLHSEDYPTEAIVQSIRRNKAAAAALLADYKDPGEGVIDGVTAAQEAKYNEQHYLVSNRRGDTANRDFAGAGEAGFMCPSTVKYARPQRARATSGQWKYIVNTGEHTQTLRLEKCLKPKESCTYLTDNFKSKCVQVYNYHRLLTWDQQNGLHMDIFKVPTCCSCHIEGYSVSFPPLGHRLHETSSEHFPGEDLSSETGNHAFENVQSTIQKPKIKAPPFTHKKPLESFPPFTDNHNLISGSPFSKQNDNEDSVPPNPIDSYGNSYFPDSFNQASSVRHVKRPPSARNPTSTNFDEVTLPSYLEPPTPSAGSSFNFIKDSSPKFKLPGSQFKRNTPGRTSLPTRRPIRKKISGGPDDLVSSGSQTVESYPNSSADTVEEINDYEEPDIGQATSVNTQKPRVTITPKLTAHTTEKSTTVHKAREPINNNEQQFTANGKRINYNYHPIIDFFDEDKEIETDESIDREDIEPSFIPSAESEWKPINHPPSRDSQINMSGRRKT; via the exons atggcGCGGCTTATAAGATTACTTCTTGTAGTTGCACTTGTAACGCGTATGAAAGCTGAAGATGATTTGAGAGACTTCGAATTCAGTGATCCAGATGAAGTGATGATTGCTCAAGAGTCGAGGCAGTACCAGACTGTAGTGAAACCGCCTGTTAGGATAGTGAAGCCGACTGGAGTGACGAACTCACACAGACCGCAATACAACCTGGATTCTTTCGAAGACAGGTCTACAGATGTCTTGGAAGAATATGAAAGTTCACCAAGAAGAACTTTAGTGAAGAATTATAAGTCTTCTCATAAGATAAGGGCTAAGGATGGTATGATAAAGGATGCGGTGATTAAAGCCTTGGAGAGGAAGGACCATGTGGGCAAGTTTGCTCAGATCCTGCCCATTATCAGAGCGATGTCAGGGAACCAGAGAGTGGCACTAGCTTCGCTAGTGACGAGTCAAGTCAGTACGCCGCCTGGGAGAGCACCGCTGAATCTTGCACAG GTGAGATCAATGTTCAGTAACAGTGACAACACAACAGACCTTATGCTCCCAATACTGTTAGACATGGCCAATTTAATACGAAGAGCTGTCAGATCAGGGAAGGAACCAAGGGAAGTCCGACTGCCTTATGAACCAGCCAAACCACAGTTACTCAGACGATCATTTACAGAAGCCTCGGAATTAGATGATGAACCGTTTGACATGGGAACCGAACCCCAACCTATAAGGAATCGTAGGATATTCCCGAGGAATCACACTAACAAATACACTGGAGATTTAAATAGGAGAATTAAGACCACAATACAAAAAGATAGTAATGTTACGAATAAAAATGATGAT CGGAATATAACAACATCATCCACTACGACCCCCGAACCTACAACTTCAATATCAGTGACAAGGACTACATCATCAAGCGTGTCAAGGTCAGACAATGTGACCTTGGACCTGACGGCAGAGTCTACCAACCAGACGCTAGCCCAAGACTTGCCAGTAGCTGAGAAGCTGAGAGCGTTGAATAGATACACCGATAGGAAAG GTTCTGCATTCCGTCGTGGTACTTACCAACCGAAGCCCCCATCTTTGATTCGTCGCACAACTCCTGAGCCAGCCTCACCCACTCCACAGTCTTTACCTAAGAGAAGACCAATACCTGCAAGAAAGTTACCTACGTCTGCTGCAGATCCAAATAAATGTGAACTGTTTACCAATACCTTATGTCTGCATTCTGAAGATTATCCAAC TGAAGCAATCGTGCAATCAATAAGACGCAACAAGGCAGCTGCAGCAGCACTGCTCGCTGACTACAAGGATCCAGGAGAAGGAGTCATTGATGGAGTCACTGCGGCACAAGAAGCCAAATACAATGAACAGCATTATCTTGTTTCTaacag ACGAGGGGACACAGCCAACCGTGACTTTGCCGGAGCCGGTGAAGCAGGGTTCATGTGCCCCAGCACCGTGAAGTATGCTCGACCACAGCGTGCCAGAGCCACCTCAGGGCAGTGGAAGTACATCGTGAACACAGGCGAACATACGCAGACGTTGAGGCTGGAGAAGTGTTT GAAACCGAAGGAATCATGCACGTACTTGACGGACAACTTCAAGTCGAAATGCGTCCAAGTTTATAACTATCATCGGCTGCTCACTTGGGATCAGCAAAATGGTCTTCACATGGATATTTTCAAG GTACCAACATGCTGTTCCTGTCACATTGAAGGCTACAGCGTGTCATTCCCGCCGCTCGGCCACAGACTCCATGAAACCTCCTCAGAACACTTCCCTGGGGAAGATTTGTCTTCAGAGACTGGAAATCATGCATTTGAAAACGTCCAGTCAACTATAcagaaaccaaaaataaaagcgCCTCCTTTCACTCACAAGAAACCTCTCGAATCCTTCCCTCCATTTACGGATAATCACAATTTAATATCTGGTAGTCCTTTCAGCAAACAAAACGACAACGAGGACTCGGTGCCTCCAAATCCCATTGACTCGTATGGAAATTCATATTTCCCAGACTCTTTTAACCAAGCTAGCTCTGTGAGGCATGTCAAACGACCACCCTCTGCTAGAAACCCAACTTCAACAAACTTTGATGAAGTCACTTTACCCAGTTACCTGGAACCACCAACACCATCGGCCGGGTCATCATTCAACTTTATCAAAGACTCATCGCCTAAATTCAAATTGCCTGGCAGCCAGTTCAAAAGAAATACGCCGGGCAGGACCAGTTTACCAACACGCAGACCTATTAGAAAGAAGATATCTGGAGGACCGGACGACCTAGTGTCATCAGGGTCCCAAACTGTCGAATCATACCCAAACAGTAGTGCAGATACAGTAGAAGAAATCAACGATTATGAGGAACCAGATATTGGACAAGCAACATCAGTAAACACTCAGAAGCCAAGAGTTACCATTACTCCAAAGCTTACAGCACACACAACAGAAAAGAGTACAACGGTCCACAAAGCAAGAGAacctattaataataatgaacaGCAATTTACAGCTAATGGTAAACGTATTAACTACAACTATCATCCAATAATAGACTTCTTTGATGAAGACAAAGAAATTGAAACTGATGAGTCTATAGATAGAGAGGACATTGAACCTAGCTTTATACCGAGTGCAGAATCTGAATGGAAACCTATCAATCACCCTCCCTCTCGAGATAGCCAAATAAACATGAGCGGTagaagaaaaacataa
- the LOC135116843 gene encoding uncharacterized protein LOC135116843: MENIVKRERSTNFNKSEIRLLTELVAKHRTIIENKQTDAVTNKEKEAAWIKISSLFNAATGFTARSTKSLKLKYEGIKKETKKTLAKHRQELYKTGGGPSSAPEVTDIQERVIAICSNINGLDARNDSDKIPEPLELEETAKVDPLSLPLQSLENNLVIVPCDDDIPCTLDQEEFCPQQDLKEKVNSEIGNDKAFDDFQSIEIQDMEVDQTEKENKWSSWKPKALKLRLVHT, translated from the exons ATGGAAAATATCGTAAAACGTGAACGTTCCACGAATTTTAACAAAAGCGAAATAAGATTATTGACTGAATTGGTGGCAAAACACCGtactataattgaaaataagcaGACAGACGCCGTAACCAATAAAGAAAAGGAAGCAGCGTGGataaaaatcagttcattatttaatgCGGCTACGGGATTTACAGCGAGGAGTACCAAGAGCCTGAAGCTTAAATATGAAGGCATAAAAaaggaaaccaaaaaaacattgGCCAAACATCGGCAAGAGCTGTACAAAACTGGTGGCGGGCCCTCTTCAGCCCCAGAGGTTACAGATATACAGGAGAGGGTTATCGCGATATGTTCGAATATCAATGGGCTGGATGCTCGAAATGACAGCGACAAAATTCCAG aACCTTTAGAACTGGAAGAGACTGCTAAAGTTGACCCGCTATCGTTGCCACTGCAatcattagaaaataatttagtaattgtaccATGTGATGACGATATTCCGTgtactttag atcaaGAAGAGTTTTGCCCGCAACAGGATTTAAAGGAGAAAGTTAACAGTGAAATTggaaatg acaAGGCCTTTGATGACTTTCAATCTATAGAGATACAGGATATGGAAGTGGATCAAACTGAAAAAG